The Gemmatimonadota bacterium genome window below encodes:
- a CDS encoding DUF1854 domain-containing protein produces the protein MSFLDPAAVHLERRDDQPPTLSIAGDLFFSVKIRQAFPLSHESRYITFFDQDDEYLGILADPTSCDEETGRIIRDEIEWRYFRPRITRIVEMEGRGGTSLFSVETDRGDVKIPMRDLREGMVELAPGRILITDENGNRYEISDLDRLDRRSRRLIRRLI, from the coding sequence ATGTCCTTTCTCGATCCGGCCGCCGTTCACCTCGAGCGGCGGGACGACCAGCCGCCCACGCTGTCCATCGCGGGTGACCTGTTCTTCAGCGTCAAGATACGACAGGCTTTTCCGCTTTCGCACGAAAGCCGGTACATCACCTTTTTCGACCAGGATGACGAATACCTGGGCATCCTGGCCGATCCGACGTCCTGCGACGAAGAGACCGGGCGCATCATCCGGGACGAGATCGAGTGGCGCTATTTCCGCCCAAGGATAACGCGCATCGTGGAGATGGAAGGCCGGGGAGGCACGTCGCTATTCTCGGTCGAGACGGACCGTGGCGACGTCAAGATCCCGATGCGGGACTTGAGGGAAGGCATGGTGGAACTGGCGCCCGGCCGCATCCTGATCACGGACGAAAACGGCAACCGGTACGAGATCTCCGACCTCGACCGGCTGGACCGGCGCAGCCGCCGCCTGATTCGGCGCTTGATTTGA
- a CDS encoding zinc-binding dehydrogenase: MKGLVKYDHGPVNMEVRDMPVPEPDSGEVRVEIRAAGICGTDIHIYKDEYPYNPPVIMGHEFSGIVDEVADTDEYRPGDAVTGIPTTVVCGVCRYCVAGQHSLCDRRLSIGSGVHGVFTKYVVMPTWALRRIPEHLDLTIGALSEPLCCCVKAVSIRTSVTAGDVAVVTGPGPIGLLTTQVAKAEGAYVILTGTSEDSERLELGARWADETVDIEEVDLLDLVRDRTQGYGADVVYECSGSAAATRSAIELVRKQGTIMQIGLHGGPFEVDFFPAELKEIDIRTSFAGSLDAWDRTMVMLDQRRIELEPIVSDVVPLTEWENAFHRLLNKEGMKILFEPID; the protein is encoded by the coding sequence ATGAAAGGACTGGTAAAATACGACCATGGCCCGGTCAACATGGAAGTCCGGGACATGCCGGTTCCCGAGCCCGATTCCGGGGAGGTCCGGGTGGAGATCCGGGCCGCGGGCATCTGCGGGACGGACATCCACATCTACAAGGACGAGTACCCCTACAACCCGCCGGTGATCATGGGCCACGAATTCTCCGGCATCGTGGACGAGGTGGCCGATACGGACGAATACCGGCCGGGCGACGCGGTGACCGGCATACCGACCACCGTCGTCTGCGGCGTCTGCAGGTACTGTGTCGCAGGCCAACATAGTCTGTGCGACCGCCGCCTGTCGATCGGCAGCGGGGTGCACGGCGTATTTACGAAGTACGTGGTCATGCCCACCTGGGCCCTGCGGAGGATTCCGGAACACCTGGACCTCACCATCGGCGCGTTGAGCGAGCCCCTCTGCTGCTGCGTCAAGGCCGTTTCCATTCGCACGTCCGTTACCGCCGGCGACGTGGCCGTGGTGACGGGTCCCGGCCCCATCGGCTTGCTGACGACGCAGGTGGCGAAGGCAGAAGGCGCCTACGTCATCCTGACCGGCACTTCCGAGGATTCCGAGCGGCTTGAACTCGGTGCGCGGTGGGCCGACGAGACCGTCGACATCGAAGAAGTCGACCTGCTCGATCTCGTCCGGGACCGGACCCAGGGCTACGGCGCCGACGTAGTGTACGAATGTTCAGGGTCGGCTGCGGCCACCCGTTCGGCCATCGAACTCGTGCGGAAACAGGGCACCATCATGCAGATCGGCCTGCACGGCGGCCCCTTCGAGGTGGATTTCTTCCCGGCGGAATTGAAGGAAATCGATATTCGGACCTCCTTCGCCGGATCCCTCGATGCCTGGGACCGCACCATGGTGATGCTGGATCAACGCAGGATCGAACTGGAACCAATCGTGTCGGACGTGGTTCCTTTAACCGAGTGGGAGAACGCATTCCATCGGTTGTTGAACAAAGAAGGCATGAAGATACTGTTTGAACCGATTGATTAA
- a CDS encoding SDR family oxidoreductase: protein MDLGLKDKVALVTGSSRGIGRSIALGLAEEGCHVSLSARGEERLLETGKEVVQKGVETLATAGDLTTVEGIDRVVEATLERWGRIDILVNNVGGSVWNPFDDVSDDEWLHVFNLNMFAAVRATRAVLPTMRAQESGSIITISSIFGREAGGPATYNATKAAEISMGKTLAKEVAKTGIRVNTVAPGSIIFPGGNWQKRLDADPEGIGKFIEQELPAGRFGKPEEIADVVVFLSSDRASWVTGACINVDGCQSRSLI from the coding sequence ATGGATCTGGGATTGAAAGACAAAGTCGCACTGGTTACGGGCTCGAGCCGGGGCATCGGGCGATCGATCGCCCTGGGTCTGGCGGAGGAGGGATGTCACGTCAGCCTGAGTGCCCGGGGGGAAGAGCGGTTGCTCGAAACCGGGAAGGAAGTCGTACAGAAGGGTGTCGAGACACTGGCGACGGCGGGGGACCTGACCACGGTCGAAGGCATCGACCGGGTCGTGGAGGCGACGCTGGAGCGCTGGGGCCGCATCGACATCCTGGTCAATAACGTAGGCGGAAGCGTCTGGAATCCCTTCGACGATGTCTCCGATGACGAGTGGCTCCACGTATTCAACCTGAACATGTTCGCCGCCGTGCGGGCGACGCGGGCCGTGCTGCCCACGATGCGCGCGCAGGAAAGCGGTTCTATCATCACGATTTCCTCGATCTTCGGACGCGAAGCGGGCGGCCCGGCCACCTACAACGCCACGAAGGCCGCAGAGATCTCCATGGGCAAAACGCTCGCCAAGGAAGTGGCCAAGACCGGCATCCGCGTGAACACGGTGGCGCCGGGTTCAATCATATTCCCGGGTGGCAACTGGCAGAAGCGGCTGGACGCGGACCCGGAGGGCATCGGCAAGTTCATTGAACAGGAACTTCCGGCCGGACGCTTCGGCAAGCCCGAAGAGATCGCGGACGTGGTGGTCTTCCTGTCGTCTGATCGGGCAAGCTGGGTGACCGGTGCCTGCATCAACGTGGACGGCTGCCAGTCCCGTTCGCTGATCTAG
- a CDS encoding tetratricopeptide repeat protein, translated as MNSRLEQLELLASKDPGDPFIQYAIALEYVSSHQLEQAAEILERLMAESPDYTAGYHQAGRVYEQLDRDDEARRCYEQGIVVAERQGDAKDLDEMREALAFLD; from the coding sequence ATGAACTCGCGCCTCGAACAGCTTGAATTGCTCGCCAGTAAGGACCCCGGCGATCCCTTCATTCAGTACGCGATCGCGCTGGAATACGTGAGTTCGCACCAGCTCGAACAGGCGGCTGAAATCCTCGAAAGGCTCATGGCGGAATCGCCGGACTACACGGCGGGTTATCACCAGGCCGGACGGGTTTACGAACAGCTGGACCGCGATGATGAAGCCCGCAGATGTTACGAGCAGGGGATCGTCGTGGCGGAACGGCAGGGTGACGCCAAGGATCTGGACGAAATGCGGGAAGCCCTGGCGTTTCTGGACTGA